The Clostridium sporogenes genome contains a region encoding:
- a CDS encoding radical SAM protein, which translates to MKYEGAIFRPPSEANSLILQITIGCSHNKCSFCSMYKNEKFRVRNLEEIFEDLEESKLYYRRINRIFLADGDALCLKTETLKKILLKIKETHPQCERVGIYATAKDVLRKSIEELKELRELGLGIVYMGLESGSPEILEDINKGVKVEEYIEASKKARISGIKSSITVISGLGGKEKWQQHAIETGRALSLIDPDYVGLLTLLLDEGTEMIEQVKRGEITLLKPEEVMEETKLMLENMNVTNCIFRSNHASNYVALRGTLPRDKEKLINIIENILNGDFYYKEDIYRLL; encoded by the coding sequence ATGAAATATGAAGGCGCTATATTTAGACCACCTAGCGAAGCAAATAGTTTAATTTTACAGATCACTATAGGTTGTTCTCATAATAAATGTAGTTTTTGTTCTATGTATAAAAATGAGAAGTTTAGAGTAAGAAATTTAGAGGAAATATTTGAGGACTTAGAAGAGAGTAAATTATATTATAGAAGAATAAATAGAATATTTTTAGCAGATGGTGATGCACTTTGTTTAAAAACAGAAACTCTAAAAAAAATATTACTAAAAATAAAAGAAACTCATCCTCAGTGTGAAAGAGTTGGTATATATGCTACAGCTAAAGATGTATTAAGAAAATCCATAGAAGAACTAAAAGAGCTTAGAGAATTAGGATTAGGAATAGTTTATATGGGATTAGAAAGTGGTAGTCCAGAAATTTTAGAGGACATCAATAAGGGAGTTAAAGTTGAGGAATATATAGAAGCTTCTAAAAAAGCAAGGATTAGTGGTATAAAATCATCTATAACTGTAATATCTGGTCTTGGGGGAAAAGAAAAATGGCAACAGCATGCCATAGAAACAGGTAGAGCATTATCTTTAATAGATCCAGATTATGTTGGTTTATTAACGCTTCTTTTAGATGAAGGCACAGAGATGATCGAACAGGTGAAAAGAGGAGAGATTACTTTATTAAAACCAGAAGAGGTTATGGAAGAAACAAAATTAATGCTAGAAAACATGAATGTAACTAATTGTATATTCAGAAGTAATCATGCTTCTAATTATGTAGCATTAAGAGGTACCCTACCTAGGGATAAAGAAAAATTAATAAATATAATAGAGAATATATTAAACGGAGATTTTTATTACAAAGAAGATATATATAGATTATTATAG
- a CDS encoding glycerol dehydrogenase, with the protein MSKIIISPSKYVQGKGELSNFGVHAKSLGKKFLIIASPNGINRTKFTLEKSCKNFNIQLIFQSFNGECCKEEIDRLCSCVESNDCDVVVGIGGGKIFDTAKAVAYYKNTPVVIAPTVASTDAPCSALSVIYTKEGAFSEYLLLPKNPDLVLVDTSMITKAPARLLVAGMGDALATYFEARACTNSNSDTLAGGKGTNSAFALAKLCYETLLRDGLKAKLAVENKVSTRAVENIIEANTFLSGIGFESCGLAAAHAIHNGFTVLEECHHLYHGEKVAFGTLVQLVLENSPLEEIEEVIGFCLDVNLPITLKDMGIKEIKKDDIMKVAKATCAEGETIFNMPFELTYEDVYAAILTTDNLANLYK; encoded by the coding sequence ATGAGTAAAATAATAATTTCCCCAAGTAAATATGTTCAAGGTAAAGGAGAATTATCCAATTTTGGAGTTCATGCTAAATCTTTAGGTAAAAAATTTTTAATAATAGCTAGTCCTAATGGAATAAACAGAACTAAATTTACTTTAGAAAAAAGTTGTAAAAATTTTAATATACAATTAATATTTCAGTCCTTTAATGGAGAATGTTGCAAAGAAGAAATAGATAGATTATGTTCTTGTGTGGAATCCAATGACTGTGATGTGGTAGTTGGTATTGGAGGAGGTAAGATTTTTGATACAGCAAAGGCTGTGGCTTACTATAAGAATACTCCAGTAGTTATCGCTCCAACTGTAGCCTCTACAGACGCTCCTTGTAGTGCCCTTTCAGTAATATATACAAAAGAAGGAGCTTTCTCAGAGTACCTATTACTACCTAAAAATCCTGACTTAGTATTGGTAGACACTTCTATGATAACTAAAGCTCCTGCAAGACTTTTAGTAGCAGGGATGGGAGATGCTTTAGCAACTTATTTTGAAGCAAGAGCTTGTACAAATTCAAATTCCGATACTTTAGCTGGTGGTAAAGGAACTAATAGTGCCTTTGCATTAGCTAAACTTTGTTATGAAACTCTATTAAGAGATGGACTTAAAGCAAAACTTGCTGTAGAAAATAAGGTTTCCACTAGAGCTGTAGAAAATATTATTGAAGCTAATACTTTCTTAAGTGGAATTGGCTTTGAAAGCTGTGGCCTAGCAGCAGCCCATGCCATCCATAATGGATTTACAGTATTAGAGGAATGTCATCATTTGTATCATGGTGAAAAGGTTGCCTTTGGAACTTTAGTACAACTGGTTTTAGAAAACAGTCCGCTAGAAGAAATTGAAGAAGTTATAGGCTTCTGTTTAGACGTAAATCTTCCAATAACTCTAAAAGATATGGGAATTAAAGAGATAAAAAAAGACGACATTATGAAGGTAGCCAAAGCTACCTGTGCTGAAGGAGAAACTATTTTCAATATGCCTTTTGAATTAACTTACGAGGATGTTTATGCTGCTATTCTTACTACAGATAATCTAGCAAATTTGTATAAATAG
- a CDS encoding transposase, which yields MFYLARVRRYKREDGIYHIIVRSISEIQVFKNDKDKEIYLSQMKHYKEIYNFKVYAYCIMSNHAHFIIDSNGADISKIMHGLNLKYAMTYNKIYKRHGHLFQDRFKSKIVESTNYLITLSAYIHNNPLQIRGYKECPERYKYSSLKVYLGMERDKTGLLDEDYIMQIFGHNPKKARKKYIQFVYMCDNEKLKEEGELENQKTEYRSEKTVLLRNFNSRDIIQFISEETEISRIMIYMKNNKKSKEARALTVLLMRCLCDYKVKDICKAIGNVTQPTVSRMCSSAVELIQKKEKYKNIINKFIKHKQIQIAT from the coding sequence GTGTTTTATTTGGCAAGAGTTAGAAGATATAAAAGGGAAGATGGGATATATCATATAATAGTAAGAAGTATATCTGAAATCCAAGTATTTAAAAATGATAAAGATAAAGAAATATATTTATCTCAAATGAAGCATTACAAAGAAATATATAATTTTAAAGTTTATGCTTATTGTATAATGTCAAATCATGCTCATTTTATAATAGATTCAAATGGAGCTGATATATCTAAAATAATGCATGGATTAAATCTTAAATATGCTATGACGTATAATAAAATTTATAAAAGACATGGGCATTTATTTCAGGACAGATTTAAAAGTAAAATAGTTGAAAGTACTAATTATTTAATTACATTATCAGCTTATATACATAATAATCCATTGCAAATAAGAGGTTACAAAGAATGTCCAGAAAGATACAAGTACTCTAGTTTAAAGGTATATTTAGGAATGGAAAGAGATAAAACTGGATTATTAGACGAAGATTACATAATGCAGATTTTTGGACACAACCCTAAAAAAGCTAGAAAAAAGTATATACAATTTGTCTATATGTGTGATAATGAAAAACTAAAAGAAGAAGGAGAATTAGAAAATCAAAAGACTGAATATAGAAGTGAAAAAACAGTACTTTTAAGAAATTTTAATTCTAGAGATATAATACAATTTATATCAGAGGAAACAGAAATATCTAGAATAATGATATATATGAAAAATAATAAGAAATCTAAGGAAGCCAGAGCTTTAACTGTATTACTTATGAGATGTTTATGTGATTATAAAGTGAAAGATATATGTAAGGCTATAGGGAATGTAACTCAGCCCACTGTATCTAGAATGTGTAGTTCAGCAGTAGAGTTAATACAAAAGAAAGAAAAATATAAAAATATTATAAACAAATTTATAAAGCATAAACAAATTCAAATAGCAACATAA
- a CDS encoding methyl-accepting chemotaxis protein, whose protein sequence is MLNSFKKKILGGFLLVTIMCVISLTTVSLLETRKIATNQMKRDGIAISNIVRKSLGKNRITDTKEVSTILKEIKKDLKEDMVYLSVCDTNYKVIAHNDDNMLNTGIENKEQFENVLKDGKTIGLIFKRTTGDKVYNVSTPFYEDGKVVGIVNVGISLEGMNNLIKKGLIETLVIVLVILVISFIIAILIAKNISKPIESMVTKVNQISEGNFTIEFHAKGQDEISKLMNSLNKTMEVIRNLIGEIKDEVITIDGVSQNLSASSEENSASTTQVSNSLAEVAQSSTNEAQQINEATEALMRFGEILENINDKVIDVASSSSNIKKSAHEGSIKIDNLVKSIEDIKETFISVTDRISSLNGSVLKISEITDVINEIAEKTNLLALNAAIEAARAGEAGRGFSVVAEEIRKLAEQVLYSSKNIHTLVETVTTNTKEVSCNTEKVSEKIQVQADSIEDTIDSFKNILGEVEKINPQVEEVSQKLNMTMDKKDTILNNVGTISNISQELSASTEEIAAAMEQQASSTEEVSSSAEELTELADRLATLVSNLKIE, encoded by the coding sequence ATGTTAAATAGTTTTAAGAAAAAAATATTGGGAGGCTTTTTATTAGTAACTATAATGTGTGTGATTTCTTTGACTACAGTATCATTATTAGAGACTAGAAAAATAGCTACTAACCAGATGAAAAGGGATGGTATTGCTATAAGTAATATAGTAAGAAAATCTTTAGGTAAAAATAGAATAACTGATACCAAAGAAGTAAGTACAATATTAAAGGAGATAAAAAAAGATTTAAAAGAAGATATGGTGTATTTATCAGTGTGTGATACAAATTACAAAGTAATTGCTCATAATGATGATAATATGCTAAATACTGGAATAGAGAATAAAGAGCAATTTGAAAATGTACTTAAAGATGGGAAAACTATAGGATTAATATTTAAAAGGACAACTGGAGATAAGGTTTATAATGTATCTACTCCCTTTTATGAGGATGGGAAAGTAGTGGGTATTGTAAATGTAGGAATTTCTCTTGAAGGTATGAATAATTTAATAAAAAAAGGGCTTATTGAAACATTAGTTATAGTCTTAGTAATATTAGTAATCTCTTTTATTATAGCTATTTTAATTGCAAAGAATATATCAAAACCTATAGAAAGTATGGTAACTAAAGTGAATCAGATTTCTGAGGGGAACTTTACTATAGAATTTCATGCAAAGGGCCAGGATGAGATTTCAAAACTAATGAACTCTTTAAATAAAACCATGGAAGTTATAAGGAATCTTATAGGTGAAATTAAAGATGAAGTAATTACTATAGATGGAGTTTCTCAAAATTTATCTGCCTCCAGTGAAGAAAATTCTGCTTCAACCACTCAGGTTTCAAATTCATTAGCCGAGGTTGCACAAAGTTCTACAAATGAAGCACAACAAATTAATGAAGCTACTGAAGCTCTTATGAGATTTGGAGAAATTTTAGAAAATATAAATGATAAAGTTATAGATGTAGCCAGCAGCAGCTCAAATATAAAAAAATCTGCCCATGAGGGTTCTATAAAGATAGACAACCTTGTTAAATCCATAGAAGATATTAAAGAAACCTTTATATCTGTTACAGATAGAATTTCTTCATTAAATGGTAGTGTCCTTAAAATAAGTGAAATCACAGATGTTATAAATGAAATAGCAGAAAAAACTAATCTTTTAGCCTTAAATGCTGCTATAGAAGCAGCTAGAGCTGGTGAAGCTGGAAGAGGTTTTTCAGTAGTAGCAGAAGAAATAAGAAAACTTGCAGAACAGGTTTTATATTCATCTAAGAATATACATACATTAGTTGAGACTGTAACAACTAATACAAAGGAAGTTTCCTGTAATACTGAAAAAGTATCAGAAAAGATACAAGTGCAAGCAGATTCTATAGAAGATACCATAGATTCCTTTAAAAATATACTAGGAGAAGTGGAAAAAATTAATCCTCAAGTTGAAGAAGTATCCCAAAAATTAAATATGACTATGGATAAAAAAGATACTATTCTTAATAATGTGGGGACAATATCTAATATATCTCAAGAACTTTCAGCTTCTACAGAAGAAATCGCTGCAGCTATGGAACAACAAGCATCTTCTACAGAAGAAGTATCTTCTTCAGCTGAGGAACTTACAGAACTAGCAGATAGGCTAGCAACCTTAGTATCAAACCTAAAAATAGAATAA